The Montipora capricornis isolate CH-2021 chromosome 3, ASM3666992v2, whole genome shotgun sequence genome window below encodes:
- the LOC138040700 gene encoding uncharacterized protein: protein MDRCLVLDIQAEVLRVDVGITANALEHVFTRNEEVIPGDWQKGVIIKLPKKGNLEVCDNWRGVILLSVPGKVPCGINIDRIKGEVDRMLRKEKAGFRTRRSCIDQIFILHNIVEQFVEWSSPLFINFVDFRKALASVHREYVEHHGRLWNSRKVDHHGHAFL from the coding sequence ATGGACAGGTGCCTGGTATTGGACATACAGGCTGAAGTTCTGAGAGTGGATGTTGGGATAACAGCTAACGCACTTGAGCACGTGTTTACTAGGAATGAAGAAGTGATTCCTGGAGATTGGCAAAAGGGTGTTATTATCAAATTGCCTAAGAAAGGCAATTTAGAGGTTTGTGACAACTGGAGAGGAGTAATACTTTTGTCGGTTCCCGGAAAGGTACCGTGCGGCATTAACATAGACAGGATAAAAGGGGAAGTTGATCGTATGCTAAGGAAGGAGAAGGCTGGTTTTCGGACCAGAAGAAGTTGTATTGATCAAATATTCATCCTCCACAATATTGTAGAGCAGTTCGTTGAGTGGAGCAGTCCACTTTTCATCAATTTTGTGGACTTTAGAAAAGCTCTTGCTAGTGTCCATCGAGAGTATGTGGAACATCATGGCCGTTTATGGAATTCCAGAAAAGTTGATCACCATGGTCATGCTTTTCTATAA
- the LOC138043667 gene encoding clumping factor B-like — MKYLALFCLIFGIALHMTVAAPAPEEKKEEEPKDSGDMDDDIDSSDGEDSSDGEKEDEPKDDNAEDKIEDNADAPEKKDDEKVDDKEEKEDKEEDKEADKEDKAADEEDKDDDDELSDLDDEDDEDDEDDEDDEDDGDDEDDGDDEDDGEDEEDSSDGGKKEDDKEEKADEKKKKDDAPKKTDDEVDDDDDDDDDDDDDDDESDDKEDDKKPSEKKKADNKKEKVDDAPKKEEKKQ, encoded by the coding sequence AGGAGAAGAAGGAAGAGGAGCCAAAGGACAGCGGTGACATGGATGATGACATTGATAGCAGCGATGGAGAGGACAGCAGCGACGGAGAAAAGGAGGACGAACCTAAAGACGACAACGCTGAGGATAAGATTGAGGACAACGCCGATGCTCCCGAGAAGAAAGATGATGAGAAAGTCGATGATAAGGAggagaaagaagacaaagaggAAGATAAAGAAGCTGACAAAGAAGACAAGGCAGCTGATGAAGAAGACAAAGACGATGACGATGAGTTGAGCGATTTGGATGATGAAGACGATGAAGATGACGAAGATGACGAGGACGATGAAGATGACGgcgatgatgaagatgacggcgatgatgaagatgatggtGAAGATGAGGAAGACAGCAGCGACGGAGGAAAGAAAGAAGACGACAAGGAGGAGAAGGCtgatgagaagaagaagaaggatgATGCTCCCAAGAAAACAGACGATGAagtagatgatgatgatgacgacgatgacgatgatgacgatgacgatgatgaatcTGACGACAAAGAAGATGACAAGAAACCAAGCGAAAAGAAAAAGGCTgacaacaaaaaagagaaagtcGATGATGCCCCAAAGAAAGAGGAGAAGAAACAGTAA
- the LOC138043668 gene encoding H/ACA ribonucleoprotein complex subunit 2-like protein, which yields MAKSKDKKREIQNGEGDGDKEDAAKEEATLDYDELVKRVCAIAKPLAGRKLTKRLYKTVKKASKAKSLRRGVKEVAKALRKEEKGFVVIAGDISPIDVISHIPVACEDKKVPYAYVPSKFDLGAASQTKRPTSIVLVKSHEDFKDHYKQCLDEVKSLPLPL from the exons ATGGCGAAGTCGAAGGATAAGAAGAGAGAGATCCAAAATGGCGAGGGAGACGGAGATAAAGAAGATGCAGCGAAAGAGGAAGCCACTTTGGATTACGATGAGCTTGTAAAAAGAGTCTGCGCAATTGCTAAGCCGCTCGCTGGACGGAAATTAACTAAACGGTTGTAcaaaactgtgaagaaag CATCAAAAGCAAAGAGCTTGAGAAGAGGAGTGAAAGAAGTGGCAAAAGCTTtaaggaaagaagagaaagg GTTTGTGGTTATTGCTGGTGATATCTCCCCCATTGATGTCATTTCTCATATCCCAGTAGCTTGCGAAGACAAGAAAGTTCCATACGCATATGTACCTTCCAAATTC GACCTCGGTGCTGCTAGCCAAACCAAGAGGCCCACCAGTATAGTTTTGGTTAAATCCCATGAAGACTTCAAAGATCACTACAAACAATGTTTAGATGAAGTCAAGAGCTTACCTCTTCCTTTGTAA
- the LOC138043665 gene encoding uncharacterized protein, with protein MCGLKGCAVIFLTIAAFLLFAGAAVFFYFGQFADEDLLKFHIYNQTQQIFAQYPVEITPAEWTLWTWSAVFGWQFLWLCYALVLMCRKNGPRVLTPFFFVFNILGFGCTLAWVMLWGEDLVNIALGFIAGTAACLFVALGIVYHRFDILRNGMKKFPLGDQIAMEVLVINGLALYASWALYNSFHGTAIVLKYTVEIDDSIVCTMVQAGLAAALLFWFCLDNFVFWRFTLFSLTPYVPLIVGFTGTFMKSWDKEKRNSIFNVALLGSSSLLLLLKILHIIWRCQRDKKKSRRHVISEEEKFEL; from the coding sequence ATGTGCGGTTTAAAAGGATGTGCCGTTATTTTTCTTACAATCGCAGCGTTTCTTCTCTTCGCCGGAGCGGCAGTGTTCTTCTACTTCGGCCAGTTCGCAGATGAAGATCTTCTAAAATTTCACATATACAACCAAACTCAGCAGATCTTCGCCCAATATCCCGTTGAAATTACCCCCGCAGAATGGACGCTCTGGACTTGGTCGGCCGTATTCGGATGGCAATTTCTATGGCTTTGCTACGCGCTTGTCTTGATGTGCCGTAAAAACGGCCCAAGAGTTCTTACTCCGTTCTTCTTTGTCTTCAATATTCTCGGGTTTGGTTGCACACTCGCTTGGGTGATGTTGTGGGGTGAGGATCTCGTTAACATCGCTCTTGGATTTATCGCCGGTACGGCCGCCTGTCTGTTTGTTGCTCTCGGAATCGTTTACCATCGATTTGACATCCTCCGTAACGGAATGAAGAAGTTCCCTTTGGGCGATCAAATAGCGATGGAAGTTCTTGTAATCAACGGTTTGGCGTTGTACGCTTCTTGGGCGCTTTACAACTCCTTTCATGGTACGGCGATCGTGCTGAAGTACACGGTTGAAATCGACGATTCAATTGTGTGCACTATGGTCCAAGCTGGGCTTGCAGCTGCTCTTCTTTTCTGGTTTTGCTTGGATAATTTCGTGTTTTGGAGGTTCACCTTATTCAGCTTAACGCCTTACGTCCCTTTGATTGTTGGCTTCACGGGAACATTCATGAAAAGTTGGGATAAAGAAAAGCGAAATTCCATTTTTAATGTCGCCCTGCTGGGCTCCTCTTCGCTGCTACTCTTGCTGAAAATACTGCACATCATTTGGCGTTGCCAgagggacaaaaaaaaaagcaggcGACATGTTATTTCGGAGGAAGAGAAATTTGAATTGTAG